ACCACGCGGGTACGCAGGCGTTCCAGGATGTGCGGCTTCAGCGCCAGCGCCTCTCCGAACTCCTCCAGCGAGCCGAATCCGCCACGTATCCGCCGCTCCTCCGCGGCCCGGCGCGCCAGCAGCGGGCCGATCCCGGGGAGCGCCGCCAGTTCCTCTTCCGCCGCGTTGTTCAGGTCCACGGGGGCACCGGCCGGTTTGGCGTGCAGGGGCGCGACGGGACGTGGAGGAAGCACCGGTGCGGGGGGCGGCGGACGCGTGCCACCGTCGAACGGAGCCCAGGGCGGCACGGGAACGCCCTCGAAGGCGGTCTCCTCCGCCACCTCGCGGCGCAGGTCTGCGTACGGGTCGGTCCCGTGCACGGCGTCCAGCCGCCGCAGGTATTCGTTCCGCACCCACACCGCGTGCACCATGGAGATGAGCCACAACGTCATGAAGATCCCGCCGACCACCTCGTTCGCCGTTTCGCTGTACGGAATGGGCGAGGCGGGCTCCGCCACCGCGGG
This portion of the Longimicrobium sp. genome encodes:
- a CDS encoding ComEA family DNA-binding protein, which encodes MAVTNRGAVWEWGHSWWVLLTFCFGLLSGPAFLYAGRKTRTRKWVIAGFFYLMSWVALGLLPTKPKTPPAGAPAPAVAEPASPIPYSETANEVVGGIFMTLWLISMVHAVWVRNEYLRRLDAVHGTDPYADLRREVAEETAFEGVPVPPWAPFDGGTRPPPPAPVLPPRPVAPLHAKPAGAPVDLNNAAEEELAALPGIGPLLARRAAEERRIRGGFGSLEEFGEALALKPHILERLRTRVVLGPPPPPAAPPAPGTGSRVVDF